A window of the Electrophorus electricus isolate fEleEle1 chromosome 11, fEleEle1.pri, whole genome shotgun sequence genome harbors these coding sequences:
- the LOC113585394 gene encoding cGMP-dependent protein kinase 2, with protein sequence MVSSHFMVMGNGSIKTPRLEETCLPSSIKEVSSWESAEHLKLRIMHLEEELTRRDQEIRAQEQQLQRLQREVAKKVSQIDKLQDAIGYNSLGRSPPTLARHSRRLLSVINQGSTRFHRVAVEVHRRLKAKEGVSAEPTSGHFCDSRKAHPMSVERAHIRKDSGTKKLINEAIMNNDFLMKLEPQHMREMVDCMYEKIYIANQLVIQEGEPGNYLYVLAEGLLEVMQNGKLLGQMRPGTAFGELAILYNCKRTATVKAVTQSYIWALDRQTFQSIMMRSTQARHEEYFSFLRSVSLLKDLPEEKLAKIVDCLEIDYFNKGEYIIREGEEGNTFFIIAKGEVLVTQSTEGYSEPQEIKILGVGDYFGEKALISEDVRSANIVAMENDTQCLVVDRDNFNQMVGTYEELQAYLQEYVEQLSISDERRNAVTQSPLCVQGPKAAELHCLHEKAAQLCSTSFLKELQVVVTLGMGGFGRVELVKLKNEDTTFALKCIKKKHIVDTRQQEHIYSEKNILLQANCNFIVRLFRTFRNHRYVYMLLEVCLGGELWSILRDMSFFEEATARFCTGCVLEAFDYLHGMGIVYRDLKPENLLLDAEGYVKMTDFGFAKRIGLGKKTWTFCGTPEYVAPEVIMNKGHDFGADCWSLGILIFELLTGSPPFSGSDPIKIYTMVLHGIEKVDMPKRISKRPEDLIRRLCKLSPAERLGNKKNGITDIKKHKWFQGFNWEGLRQWKLLSPLKRELKGPLDHSHFDMFPPEIEEPPDELSGWDKDF encoded by the exons ATGGTGTCAAGTCACTTTATGGTCATGGGGAATGGTTCAATCAAAACCCCTCGATTGGAGGAAACATGCTTGCCCTCCAGTATCAAAGAGGTATCATCGTGGGAGTCAGCAGAGCACCTCAAACTGAGGATCATGCacctggaggaggagcttaCCCGTCGAGACCAGGAGATCCGTGCCCAGGAGCAGCAGTTGCAGAGACTTCAGAGGGAAGTGGCCAAAAAGGTGTCCCAGATCGACAAGCTCCAGGACGCAATTGGCTACAACAGCCTGGGCCGCTCACCACCTACCCTGGCCAGGCACAGTCGCCGGCTGCTCAGCGTTATCAACCAGGGCTCTACGCGCTTCCACCGGGTGGCTGTGGAAGTGCACCGCCGCCTCAAGGCCAAGGAGGGCGTGTCAGCTGAGCCCACATCAGGGCATTTCTGTGACAGTCGCAAGGCCCATCCCATGTCTGTAGAGAGAGCACACATCCGCAAAGACTCGGG CACCAAGAAACTGATCAATGAAGCCATCATGAACAATGACTTTCTGATGAAGCTCGAGCCTCAACACATGCGAGAGATGGTGGATTGCATGTATGAAAAGATCTACATCGCCAATCAACTGGTCATCCAAGAAGGAGAACCTGGAAACTACCTCTATGTGCTTGCAG agGGCTTGTTGGAGGTGATGCAGAATGGGAAACTCCTCGGTCAAATGCGACCTGGAACAGCCTTTGGAGAGTTGGCTATTCTCTACAACTGCAAGAGGACTGCCACTGTTAAAG CTGTGACTCAGTCCTACATCTGGGCTTTGGACCGGCAGACATTTCAGAGTATCATGATGAGATCCACTCAGGCCAGACATGAGGAGTATTTCAGCTTCCTGCGCAG TGTGTCTTTATTGAAGGACCTGCCAGAGGAGAAACTTGCTAAAATTGTTGACTGTCTAGAAATT GATTACTTTAATAAAGGGGAATACATTATtcgtgagggtgaggaaggaaACACTTTCTTCATTATTGCTAAAGGAGAG GTTTTAgtaacacagagcacagagggcTATTCTGAGCCTCAGGAGATTAAGATTTTGGGAGTGGGAGATTACTTTGGAGAAAAAGCTCTTATAAG TGAGGATGTTCGTTCAGCTAACATAGTTGCAATGGAGAATGACACACAATGTTTGGTAGTGGACCGAGA TAATTTCAACCAGATGGTGGGGACATATGAGGAGCTGCAGGCGTATCTGCAAGAGTATGTGGAGCAGCTATCAATAAGTGATGAGAGGAGGAATGCAGT GACCCAGTCTCCTCTCTGCGTGCAAGGCCCCAAAGCAGCTGAGCTGCACTGCCTGCATGAGAAGGCAGCACAGTTGTGCAGCACCTCCTTCCTAAAGGAGCTGCAAGTCGTGGTCACACTGGGCATGGGGGGTTTCGGCCGAGTGGAGCTG GTGAAACTTAAAAATGAAGATACCACTTTTGCTTTAAAGTGTATTAAGAAGAAGCACATTGTGGACACTAGGCAGCAAGAGCATATCTACTCAGAGAAGAACATTCTGTTACAGGCCAACTGCAACTTCATTGTGAG ATTATTCCGGACATTTCGAAATCACagatatgtgtatatgctgCTTGAGGTGTGTCTTGGTGGAGAGTTATGGAGCATACTTAGGGACAT GAGCTTCTTTGAGGAGGCCACTGCACGATTTTGTACTGGTTGTGTATTGGAGGCCTTTGATTACCTACATGGAATGGGAATTGTTTATCGAGACCTAAAACCAGAAAATCTACTCTTGGATGCAGAGGGCTATGTCAAAATG ACTGATTTTGGTTTTGCTAAGAGAATTGGCTTGGGGAAGAAAACCTGGACATTCTGTGGAACTCCAGAGTATGTGGCACCTGAGGTCATTATGAATAAGGGCCATGACTTTGGCGCTGACTGCTGGTCCCTAGGCATCCTGATTTTTGAGCTGCTCACTGGCAG CCCTCCTTTCTCAGGGTCCGATCCTATCAAGATCTACACTATGGTGCTTCATGGCATAGAGAAGGTGGACATGCCTAAGAGGATCAGCAAGCGCCCAGAGGACCTTATCAGGAGGCTCTGCAA GCTCAGTCCAGCAGAAAGACTTGGCAATAAGAAGAATGGCATCACTGACATCAAAAAACACAA GTGGTTTCAGGGTTTCaactgggagggactgagaCAGTGGAAACTGTTGTCTCCACTGAAGAGAGAG CTGAAGGGGCCTCTGGATCACAGTCATTTTGACATGTTTCCCCCTGAGATTGAGGAACCTCCAGATGAACTTTCTGGTTGGGATAAAGACTTCTAA